One Deinococcus grandis DNA window includes the following coding sequences:
- the phoU gene encoding phosphate signaling complex protein PhoU, whose product MREALENDLRAVLNGALNMLGTVERMLPVAGDVLLRENVERLAEVKALDREVDAQEAQIEAECLRIIALHQPVARDLRMVALILKSLSDIERMGDYVVHVAEDGAELAQAPALKRYVNLARMLDRLGEMSQNLRTAIADRDVARAEATVQMDDEVDDLYEQIQRELVTYMLEDPRNISKALMLMRVGRSLERVGDHMENISERVRYWVTGQREG is encoded by the coding sequence ATGCGTGAAGCCCTCGAAAACGATCTGCGTGCCGTCCTGAACGGCGCACTGAACATGCTCGGCACCGTCGAGCGCATGCTCCCCGTCGCCGGGGACGTCCTGCTGCGCGAGAACGTCGAACGTCTCGCGGAGGTCAAGGCCCTCGACCGCGAGGTGGACGCCCAGGAGGCGCAGATCGAGGCCGAATGCCTGCGGATCATCGCGCTGCACCAGCCGGTCGCGCGGGACCTGCGGATGGTCGCCCTGATCCTCAAGAGCCTCAGCGACATCGAGCGCATGGGCGACTACGTCGTGCACGTCGCGGAGGACGGCGCGGAACTCGCGCAGGCCCCGGCGCTGAAACGCTACGTGAACCTCGCGCGGATGCTCGACCGGCTGGGCGAGATGAGCCAGAACCTCCGCACTGCCATCGCCGACCGCGACGTGGCGCGCGCCGAGGCGACCGTGCAGATGGACGACGAGGTGGACGACCTGTACGAGCAGATCCAGCGTGAACTCGTCACGTACATGCTCGAGGACCCCCGCAACATCAGCAAGGCGCTGATGCTCATGCGGGTGGGTCGCAGCCTGGAACGCGTCGGGGATCACATGGAGAACATCTCAGAACGCGTCCGCTACTGGGTGACCGGCCAGCGCGAAGGCTGA
- a CDS encoding sensor histidine kinase: protein MTAPDAAGRAVGAPDHWIDALPQAVLLTDAGLVTRVNAAAARLWGVPQERAAGRPVLEVVRRHTLETLLERGGELELEVTGRTLRCTATRDGTLGALIVEDVTEHRRREAELREATAVLSHEFRTPVAALRGVLEALEYDMPRDLAQNFVRQGLQETERLARLAEDLAVGFRPTRARTLPLAEAFARAERLLTADLNARRASVTFGQDHLVRADPDKLLQVLLNLIENALKYGPPAAQVEVQTHERGTWIEVSVLDRGTPIPDTESLFKAHTRGRAATGQGSGMGLYIVRSIVHGWGGQAWAERRGDANAFCFTLPGVGGIG from the coding sequence GTGACGGCCCCGGACGCCGCCGGCCGCGCGGTGGGCGCGCCCGATCACTGGATCGACGCGCTGCCGCAGGCGGTCCTGCTGACGGACGCGGGGCTGGTCACGCGCGTGAACGCGGCCGCCGCGCGGCTGTGGGGCGTGCCGCAGGAGCGCGCCGCGGGCCGCCCGGTGCTGGAGGTCGTGCGCCGCCACACCCTGGAGACCCTGCTCGAACGCGGCGGAGAGCTGGAACTGGAGGTCACGGGCCGCACGCTGCGCTGCACCGCCACCCGCGACGGCACGCTGGGCGCACTGATCGTGGAGGACGTCACCGAGCACCGCCGCCGCGAGGCGGAACTGCGCGAGGCGACCGCCGTACTCTCTCACGAGTTCCGCACGCCCGTCGCGGCGCTGCGCGGCGTGCTGGAGGCCCTGGAATACGACATGCCCCGCGACCTCGCGCAGAACTTCGTCCGGCAGGGCCTCCAGGAAACCGAGCGCCTCGCCCGGCTGGCCGAGGACCTCGCCGTGGGATTCCGGCCCACCCGCGCCCGCACCCTGCCGCTGGCCGAGGCCTTCGCGCGCGCCGAGCGGCTCCTGACGGCCGATCTGAACGCCCGCCGCGCCAGCGTGACGTTCGGGCAGGATCACCTCGTGCGGGCCGATCCGGACAAGCTGCTGCAGGTGCTGCTGAACCTCATCGAGAACGCCCTGAAGTACGGCCCGCCCGCCGCTCAGGTCGAGGTGCAGACCCATGAGCGCGGCACCTGGATCGAGGTGAGCGTCCTCGACCGGGGCACGCCCATTCCCGACACGGAGAGCCTCTTCAAGGCGCACACGCGGGGCCGCGCCGCGACCGGGCAGGGCAGCGGCATGGGCCTGTACATCGTCCGGAGCATCGTGCACGGCTGGGGCGGGCAGGCGTGGGCCGAGCGGCGCGGCGACGCGAACGCCTTCTGCTTCACCCTCCCCGGCGTGGGCGGCATAGGCTGA
- the metK gene encoding methionine adenosyltransferase has protein sequence MRKYYTSESVSEGHPDKLADFISDSILDEFLRQEPGSRVAVETLLTTGMAVVAGEVTAETAHVDVQKTVRDAVKQVGYTRANYGFDAEYSAVLVSLHEQSPEIAGGVNHSEEWRGMTDEERAQPGNAHSMVGAGDQGLMFGYATDETPELMPLPISLAHKLTRRIAQLRKDGTLPYLRPDAKAQVTVVRDGEPHEATETLVDTVVISTQHSEDVSQEQIRADMIEHVIKAVIPAEYLTADTKYFINPSGRFVIGGPHGDTGLTGRKIIVDTYGGAVPHGGGAFSGKDPTKVDRSAAYYARFIAKNIVAAGLARRALVEVAYAIGRAQPVSLRVDTYGTGTVSDDRLAVIVAEHFDARPQAIIAELDLRRPIYAQTAAYGHFGRPEFPWEQTHKAQALKAAAQQA, from the coding sequence ATGCGGAAGTACTACACCTCGGAATCGGTGTCCGAAGGGCACCCCGACAAGCTGGCCGACTTCATCTCGGACAGCATTCTCGACGAGTTCCTGCGCCAGGAACCCGGCAGTCGCGTCGCGGTGGAGACGCTGCTCACCACCGGCATGGCCGTCGTGGCGGGCGAGGTCACCGCCGAGACCGCCCACGTGGACGTCCAGAAGACCGTCCGCGACGCCGTCAAGCAGGTCGGCTACACCCGCGCGAACTACGGTTTCGACGCCGAATACAGCGCCGTGCTGGTCAGCCTGCACGAACAGAGTCCCGAGATCGCGGGCGGCGTGAACCACAGCGAGGAGTGGCGCGGCATGACCGACGAGGAGCGCGCCCAACCCGGTAACGCGCACTCGATGGTCGGCGCGGGCGACCAGGGCCTGATGTTCGGCTACGCCACCGACGAAACGCCGGAACTCATGCCGCTGCCCATCAGCCTCGCGCACAAACTCACGCGACGCATCGCGCAGCTGCGCAAGGACGGCACGCTGCCCTACCTGCGCCCCGACGCGAAGGCGCAGGTCACGGTCGTCCGCGACGGTGAACCCCACGAGGCCACCGAAACGCTCGTGGACACCGTCGTCATCAGCACCCAGCACAGCGAGGACGTGAGCCAGGAGCAGATCCGCGCCGACATGATCGAGCACGTGATCAAGGCCGTGATCCCCGCCGAGTACCTCACCGCCGACACGAAGTACTTCATCAACCCGTCGGGGCGCTTCGTCATCGGCGGCCCCCACGGCGACACCGGCCTGACCGGGCGCAAGATCATCGTGGACACCTACGGCGGCGCGGTCCCGCACGGCGGCGGCGCGTTCAGCGGCAAGGACCCCACCAAGGTGGACCGCAGCGCCGCGTACTACGCCCGCTTCATCGCCAAGAACATCGTCGCCGCGGGCCTCGCCCGGCGCGCGCTGGTCGAGGTCGCGTACGCCATCGGCCGCGCCCAGCCCGTCAGCCTGCGCGTCGACACGTACGGCACCGGCACCGTCAGCGACGACCGCCTCGCCGTGATCGTGGCCGAGCACTTCGACGCGCGCCCCCAGGCGATCATCGCGGAACTCGACCTGCGCCGCCCCATCTACGCGCAGACCGCCGCGTACGGCCACTTCGGCCGCCCCGAATTCCCCTGGGAACAGACCCACAAGGCCCAGGCGCTGAAAGCCGCCGCGCAGCAGGCCTGA
- a CDS encoding winged helix-turn-helix domain-containing protein has protein sequence MSHVVVIEDEGTVRDVLRFHLERAGLRVTALESVTGAFDVLPGADALVLDWMLPGESGLSFLRRLRADAELRRMPVLMLTARAAEAERVEGLESGADDYLTKPFSAAELVARVRALLRRTQPDVPAVLSNGPLSVDVSAAEARVGSRRMNLTRREFDLLAFMTQHVGRVYTRTELLDRVWGADFLGGERTVDQHVTQLRAHLGDDPGKPGFLETVRGKGYRMRPWTDGA, from the coding sequence ATGAGCCACGTCGTTGTCATCGAGGATGAGGGGACGGTCCGGGACGTCCTGCGCTTTCACCTGGAGCGGGCGGGGCTGCGGGTCACTGCCCTGGAGTCCGTGACCGGCGCGTTCGACGTGCTGCCCGGCGCGGACGCGCTGGTGCTGGACTGGATGCTGCCCGGCGAGAGCGGCCTGAGCTTCCTGCGCCGCCTGCGGGCCGATGCGGAACTGCGCCGCATGCCGGTCCTGATGCTCACCGCCCGCGCCGCCGAGGCCGAGCGGGTCGAGGGCCTGGAGTCCGGCGCGGACGACTACCTGACCAAGCCCTTCAGCGCGGCGGAACTCGTGGCGCGGGTGCGGGCGCTGCTGCGCCGCACGCAGCCGGACGTGCCTGCCGTCCTGAGCAACGGCCCCCTGAGCGTGGACGTGAGTGCCGCCGAGGCGCGCGTGGGCAGCCGCCGCATGAACCTCACGCGGCGCGAGTTCGACCTGCTGGCGTTCATGACGCAGCACGTGGGGCGCGTCTATACCCGCACGGAACTGCTCGACCGGGTGTGGGGCGCGGACTTCCTGGGGGGTGAGCGGACCGTGGACCAGCACGTCACGCAGCTGCGCGCGCACCTGGGCGACGACCCGGGTAAGCCCGGCTTCCTGGAGACGGTGCGTGGCAAGGGCTACCGCATGCGCCCCTGGACGGACGGCGCGTGA